A region of the Hyperolius riggenbachi isolate aHypRig1 chromosome 9, aHypRig1.pri, whole genome shotgun sequence genome:
TggctcttaaagaaaacctgaactgaaaattaaaagtcaaaataagtcatacttaccttccatgtagtctactcctcagtgtctttctcctgtcccacatcctgtttgttcactgtgatcaagggaattttccgtcctccattttgaaaatggccattaccccataacagctttctgatcagcacacagttaaactgtaacatcgcccacttgagccatagggaaacatggacattacctggtacatcagttttcctctcagctataactgacagcaactgataaataactgacagcaatggatatatttcagttctgacaaaatattgtcagaactagaagggaatattgtcagaagaaaatggtgagcttctgagaggaactgatggcaaggtaactatgcaatgttcatttgaagttacctcatgtgtttattttaaatatttttactcagtacaggttctctttaaggggccagagactgctggtacacaagTAGTTAAGCCCAGTACACACACTCAGTTAATTAGGGCGACAGTGTGGAACGGAGCGCTGTACTTTCATGGTGTTCGGCTATAGCCAATCTGTGTGTATTGCTCAATGGAGAGAGGAGGCAGGAAGACAGGGCTACAGGTCATTTCAGCGCAGGACTGGCAGGAGTCTGATAGTCGCCAATGCAAATTACCGGTAATCGGGCACCTAGGTGGTGAGTTGGTGTAGATGGTAGTCAATCGGTTGCAACATAGTGAATAGTGATTGCAGCCGATCGTCTTCAAACAGACAAATAGCAGTCGTTTAGACACTGGGATTAGTGTTGGGTATAACGAGGGGGAGGTTATGTCAGGCattaggttagtgtgagaatggaGGTCTGTAGTAACATTttaattaaattattattatttttttttactagcggCACCACCCCAGCAACCAACTGGCCGTATTGCTACAGGGGGCTACTCTAGTTTAGAAGACCCTAGTAGGAAGCCTGATAGGGAACAGTTTTCCAATCACCGCACCTTCTACAGCACAAAGGGATGTGATTGGCTGAATTGaatgtagtttactacaacctattggaaacctagcagtttgagaggattcccctatgaggtttcctgctggggccCCTACAGTTGACTAGCGCCGCTACACGTACGCTCTTTGTTCTTCCACTGTCAGCCCAGTAGCTGCTGACTCGCCAATCATGcttctgtggctgggagtgttctgcgcttgtGCTATGGGAAGGCGACCAAGGAGGCGCACAGCCAGGGCCATACATATGTTGTAATCTCCAACTGGCTAAGTCTGGGACTTTACTGGGGCTGACTGCAGGAGAACAAAGGTGACCGGACAGATACTAAGGATCTAAcggactacaaggggctggaagacACCCTAGGTAGGTTAAAATCCTGTAGTCCTGGTTCACAGGGGGATGGTGTGGTGTAACCACCGTTTTTATAATGATGCTTGCAATGCATTACTGCTAAACACGTATGTTAACCGTaaaagtaaagcatacttttcattcgaTGTATGCATCACTGTACCTCATCCAATGTGTGGATATCATGTGGCACTGCTGTCCCGATCTGTTGCATTCCTGTTGTCCTAGGGAATGCAATTCAGAGTCCCACTGTAAACCTTGTCTCATCCTTACTTGTCTCAGATAGTACTGTaacctgtaaaaaataaaaagttcaacttacctgtggcttctaccggccccctgcagacgtccggtGCCTGTaccgggacaaaacgatcctccggtccttgATGCAGCTTGCTTCTGGattttgcgactttaatgtcgcaagcAACTACGCCTATGTGGCCCTGGCTGtgcgtcctcgctcccactgatgtcgccaggagcttcctgcgcaggagcagtatgcagactgtgcctgcacagtacgctcccggcCACTTCACCAAGAGCAAGGACGCAcgtggccagggctgtgcagttgCTTGCGACATCTAAGTCACAAAAACCGAAAGCGACCCATGGCGGGGGAACTGGAGGATCGTTTTGTtccagcgcgggcacaggacgtctgggggggggggggggggatcggcggccttagaagccccaggtaagtttgaagtcttttattttttttcaggttacagtactcctttaagctaCCTACACACTACATGATGAAGAAAAGTTAATGTACGCTTTACCCCCTAAGcatcataccagtcggtgcaggatctggaGAGCCAAGCCAAACGCAGACATGGATAAGGAAGGATCCGCAAGCCAGACAATGGTTGAAGAAACCGCTTGGTATATTTTATTTTAAGCTCCACAGGAGAAGTGCAACACCaccacaggatcaactgacacatgtcgggcatacaatctgcccttaggcctggtgcacaccagaggagtttttctgagcgttttgagtttttaaatctgctgctaatgttatcctatgtgtctgtgcacactggagcattgaggttttgtaaaaaaccccatagcattacattgggaagagcttttgaaacctctaaaagctcttcccaatgtaatgctatggggttttttacaaaacctcattgctccagtgtgcacagacacataggataacattagcagcagatttaaaaactcaaaacgctcagaaaaactcctctggtgtgcaccaggccttagtcatAGTAGAACTTCCCATTCTCCTCCCGGTGTCCGCattcccccgcaggcttcccaGTTAGCAGTATATAACCAATTTGGTCGTGGACTGCTCTTTTCCAGTTGGAGAGACTTCGGCAGCcttttggaagcactcgggcttctgaaaacgggccgctccgtactgcgcaagCACCCTCTCTGACGCACAtgcgcgtgcgcagtacagagccaccagtCTTCGGAAGCGGCATAGCATTCAAGCCACGGAGCCTGTGGGGGGAACATGGACACTgggaagaatagcaatcaatttttctgactaacaatttaaaaatctgaccaatatcACACAcccatatgttaaatttttccccaatcatgaataaaataattgaaagctaagaaaaaattgaaactgTAAATGaaataattgacaatccatcacacaccatacaattcttgaacaagttggtctgaaatttccaacaaatccAATCTCCCAAaattgagaagaaaaaaaaaacgatttctcGATTGAATGAAAAGCTCTCAATTTTTTGGGGACAACTTATCGAAAAAAATCGAATTGTTGAAAAATTGgatattttaattgtatggtgtatggccatcTAAAGTGTGTGCAGTACTACAGTTATctcaattttaattctgatttgcTGCTGGATgggatgggaaaaaaaaaaaaaagaaagatcatTGCAGTACTCTTCATCCCCTGAAGATGGTGCAATTGCCATAAACTATGTCAGAGTtgcaatgagtgttggtgtgCTGGTCTATCTCCATAGTAACAGCTCTCAGCGTGCTTCTGTATTGTTACATGCTGGACAGTTTTGTCTCCCACATCCTTCCGtagtgcaggaagtgatgagctgTGTTGGCGGAAGTGGAGGCTGCGTGTAAACaagctgcatgcagggatatagATAGACATAGCCAGGATTTCTGAGAGAAAAGAAGAAAGATCAGTGGAATATACTGCCTCCAATACCAACTGGCTTCTAGGAACTTCTACTCCTATCATCTGATCTAGGACAGCATGTAAAGCCTCATATACACACTAGAGgtaaccatagctcccaactgtcccttttttggagttaCAGTCAGTGAGTATTCTGCTGCGGGTACCCCCCGAAAtccggcgctagtctactttaggggacccaccgcaaatccccatagacactttcagctgggctgcaaaacggaacaaatggctTCCGTTTGCTTGTTGAAACCCCCACAAGCCATATACCCATGGATAGGTAAGCATGCCCTGTAACGAATTGGGAGGTTTTCGGTAACAGAAAGTTTAAATTGGCCGTGTAGGAGCCACCGAACGGCCTAAATCtcggttccgtcggccatcttaattctgctgtgcaggtctctttcttcctcctcattggagggtttgttagctggcacgcccccacctaacaatccctccaatgaggaggaagaaacgacctgcagagcaaaaccaagatggccgacggacccgaaattgcggTCGTTCCGAGGCTCCTACACAGtcagttcaaactttttttttttaccgaaacccgcaaaattcgttagaggaCATGCGTAGCTACCCGGGGATATAAGGCATGTGGGGGTTTCATCAAGCAAACGGAagccatttgttccgttttgcagcccagctgaaagtgtctatggggatttgcggtgggtcccctaaagtagactagcgcctgaAATCCCCCGTGGAAGATTCGTGCGGTGCTTCCATGTAGAGGCAGAACTTTGGGCTGATGCCTTGCCTCTACTCACGTCCATCTGCGCTGAttgtcgcctctccccgcccctctcagtcttccttcactgagaggggcggaggagaggcagcgatcagcgcagATGGACGCAAATGGAGGCAAAGCAacggcccaaagctctgcctccccaggcagcaaaatccacggccaagaaagtcgtggatttttgcccaggtatttcggggggggggggggggggttatagtgAGTATTCAACCGCgggtatgcagcgttttaggtggcACATTAATACTTAACAGCAATCTGAaatttttttttgagacttcagagtctctttaagttgagttaccgaaataaatggacttttacttaataatctaatttttttgtttttcacctGTATGTATTTGCTTCAGATCAGTTTCATGTGATGGGAATATTAGTGTAGAGGCTCAGATAGACTATAAGGTAAATAATCAGTATCTCTCTGATATTGATAGTTTACCTagatttgactatggtagggattaccgtagattgtgacctcctcggagggacagttaagagcaacaattaaagaaaacctgtaactaaaaaaagttcccctggggggtactcacatcaggtgggggaaacctccggatcctatcaaggcttcccctgtcctcctgtgtcccacggcagtctcgctgtgcccctccgaatagcggggatgtaaatatttaccttcccagctccagcgcaggcgcagtatcggctctccgctcggagataggcagaaatagccaatcgctgtcggtccgctctactgcgcaggcgcaagtctcctgcgcctgcgtagtagagccgtcagagatcggctatttccacctttctccgtactgagagccgcaacagcgcccccgctggagccagggaaggtaaataaataatcgcttgtcaggggaggattccgggacacttcgggcgaGCCATCGctgaactgcctgcagctgcagggatgagggaagcctcattgggaccctgcggCTTCCCCCTGGAggtttccctctcccgaggtgagtaccccccagggatgttttttttttgttacagagtctctttaagtgacaagacaatatatactctgtacagcactgcagaagatgtcggcggtttataagtactaaataataataatattaaatgaATTGCCTCTCCCAATCAGGTTTCAGTTGATGTATTGTTTAAAATCAATAAGTTGTTCAGTTTTAGTATTTATGTTCAGTTCAGTGTTGATGAATATAGCTTTAGTATTATAACATTTTGACCAGTGTAGGATTTAATTTTGTTTTGCCTTTGacttattaaagggatactgtcggAGGgtagggggaaaaggagttgaacttacctggggcttctaatggtcccccgcacacttcctgtgcccatgcagccattcaccgatgctccggccccgcctccagttcacttctggaatttcagactttaaagtctggaaaccactgcacctgcgttgccgtgtcctcgctcccactgatgtcaccaggagcgtactgcaaaggcccagtatggtctgtgtctgcgcagtacactcctggtgatgtcagcgggagcgaggacacggcaacgcaggagtagtggttttctgactttaaagtctgaaattccagaagtgaactggaggcggggctggagcatcggtgagtggctgcgcgggtacaggatgtctgcgggggaccattagaagccacaggtaagttcaactcattttcccccgacccccctacagtatccctttgaaTCTAATAAAAAGACACTTGTCTCTAGGTCACTGACGCAGGATGCAGCATCTCACATCATTGTCAGCCTGGCCAGCTCTCTGGCGCTCCATCCCGTGTCCACGGCATGAACTGCGGCTGAATTTTGTGCTTCCGGCTGGCCAGTCTTTCCGGTGAGTTGTTAAGTATACTTGTAGAGAGAAACAGAATTCAATGACTGTCCTTTCAGTTTCAAGTCGGCAGGCAACAAGGAGgcatggttagcactctcgcttgGCAGCAATAAGGTTCTGGGATCAGATCTGTCTGTGGGTTTCCACTGATGACAAAATTGGCATAAGTTACAAAGGGACAGAAGACTGTGATTAGATGACAATGTTCTAGGTCTatgtggttcctggacgtagaaactacgtccaggaaccatgcgtgctcccgcggccgatcgcgcgcgtgcacgcgcactcccggccgcggattcggtagccacggaatcaatgtatcgggctatggtgcccgatcactgattcctctcccccgctgaaaaagcgacagcttctctcggaagctgtgctttttctggccgctgcctcccctctgcgtcactctaagcgtgtgttacacttagagtgacgtcatgtaaacaaactcatggccgccatcttgtggccaaaaagtaaaactacaactaaaagtaaaaaaaattaaaaacaacacacaattacattataaaactatagtttacatcccaccctcccaaaaatacccaaataaaatgtttaataaaaaaaaaaaaaaacattacaataaaaaaaatgtaaatatttacctaagggtctaaactttttaaatatcaatgtaaagatgaaatatttctatattttttttattttaaacttgtaaatagtgatagatgcaaaacggaaaaaatgcacctttatttccaaataaaatggctgaaaactgagaaataatgatttttttccgtttttttcttatccttcctgttaaaatgcatttacagtaaagtggctcttagcaaaatgtaccccccaaagaaagcctaattggcagcggaaaaaacaagatatagatcagttcattgtgataagtagtgataaagttataggctaatgaatgggaggtgaacatttctcaagtgaaaacgacggaacgcgaacggggtggatccgaggtgaacttttactcattgcataattgtgttccttttctattgtttatagggcattcctcaagccaaatacttttttggttttgtttgaatactctaattccctataaactaaataaactatGCCCACCGGTTttttagagagccttggcagtagcaagggctcatgggagctcagtctgggcaggaggaggaggaggaggaggtgttactagccattgattgcagaggggaggagggggattaggttttttttcacaggctgtgaTCAAGAtatagataagcctgcctctgtgtaatgtttacaaacaacatggctgctgtcattgtaccacaggaagaaataataattttctattaaagctgtttgcagctatatttgctgtgtaaactatctaaactttagatacgatatatatacaagttacttgttatagttagtttttcatctcggatccgcttcaagatgtcagtgctatataaatacatagtaagaatatggtaggaaataagactatgactatggtagagattggattcacaccagaaacaagcatgcagcgaatcttgtcagatctgactgaggtcagaaacacttgatgtgctgcatgcttgttcagggtctatggctaaaagtattacaggcagatcaccagcaggacagccaggcaactggtattgcttaaaaggaaataaataaggcagcctccatatgactctcattacagttgacctttaactacttgccaactgctccacgccaattgttgTGAGcactgcggcagccccaggaccgctccacgccgattggcgtgaccggccttctatggggccgttccgccttcagtctcccaggggcgaaaccgccatctaattactttgtacagcgctgtaatctgcagcagcgctgtactggagacagccatgtggcacggctgtcccctccattgtgtCGGCGgtgaagtctatgacagccgatcacagtgattgtgattcatgggggctgccatctttgtcatgggggctgccatctttgtcatgggggcagccatctttttggttgaaaggaggtgacagggagcatgagacaaagttccaactgtcctgtgcgctgatcacccttcccagctgcacacgctaggcttcaaatgtcaaattcaaaatgtaaaaaaacaaaattacaccaaaacagcagaacaagaacaacatcagaaatcccttcatgctttgcacagcatcagggggaaaatgcccgggcagttttcttctgtgcagctaaaaatgaggtttgtataagagaaacaaagttctgatgctgtgaaactgttaaagaaacacaaagccttttcagtgctgctgagtcgatttttagtctggaggttcactttaagatacagTACTATAGTACACTTTATACTGTATGTTTAAGTATGGCAATTTCTGATCTAGTAAATTACTTGGCCTTGTCCCTTGGAGTGTACTGTCAAGGGATTCTATTCTACTCATATTTTGTTTTGGCTTTTCTTTGAGATTTGGAAAGACTCACCCTTTCTGCTTGTCTTGGGTCACACAGGTGGAGGGAGAGCAGCCCCGGGTTCTGGACTGGTGTGTTACACGGGCGTGTGTGGACGCTAACACAGGAGGATGAGCACATCTGGTACACCGTGTACCCCAACATAGAAGAAGAGGGGAACAAACCAGAAACAGGAACTCCGAAAAGAGCAGCCAAGAGGAAGCTGAAGACCACGCCCCAACACACGATACCTCCTGAAGATATAAAAACAGAAGATACCAGTAGTGTGGAGTATGGACCTATCATTACTGATTCCTCTAAAGTGTATGAGAAGGATGGAGAGACCTTGAGGGACTATTTCCAGTTACGCGTCAGTCTCAATGAACTTTATCGACAGTGGGGAGACTCTGACAAGAACTTCCAAAAAGTGGCCAAAGACTTTCCAGGTAATAATCTGAGGATTATCTGAAGTTCTGTAGTAACAGTTCTCAGTTTTATGATCCGTTTTAAATGGGTGTggcttgaaaacagaccaatcacATTAAACCTTGGTGGGGTTGGATTGGCCTTTTTACAAGCCACatatatttatatgcagaatttcATTATCTTGCATCTACTCTGGGTTATTTGCATGCCATGGACCCTCCCTCGTGAGTAGTTGGAGAAATGGACATGGGTAGGAGAGTCATCCAACGAAAGAAGCCTTGCAGTGAGAAACAGCAGACTTTTCTCAAGTATCAAACTCTGCTGCCAATATGGATAAACGTGAGGCATTCTGGGTAGGAGATCAggcttgttttttttcctgtcccCTTTAAAACTGTTAGTGATAATTTTAAATATCCTAGGTGTTGTACAGATGGTGGAAGAGAAAATTGGGAGGGCCACTTTTAAagtaccactccagcaaaaatagtaagcagttaaaaactgacaggttttagactagctcatcttctcatgggggattctcatagttttcttggttttcaaaagcatttcctgaacagcagtttaaatagtatgataccagccagcctccctactaatttgcacactattttgacaggTAGACTTGGCAACTGCCATTCCGCTCCATGGGAACCACTAAAGCCACTGTAATGCACTGTAATTCCTTCCTTTagctcagtgatggctaaccttggcactccagctgtgacaaaactacaaatcccatcatgcctctgcctccctgagttatgcttagagctgtcagagtattgtaatgcctcatgggacttgtagttccaccacagctggagtgccaaggttaaccaTCACAGTTTTAGCTTGTGTTACAGTCGGGTGTTACCATTGTTGTCTCTCTGCAGGAATTCGCATTCTGCGTCAGGATCCCATAGAGTGCCTGTTCTCCTTCATCTGTACCTCCAACAACCACATCTCCCGCATCACAGGGATGATCGAGCGACTGTGTGGCGCTCTGGGAAGACAACTGTGTCGGCTGGACTCTGTGGACTATTACTCCTTCCCCGATCTCCAGGCGCTGGCAGGCAGGTAACAGGCCGACCCCACTGGCTGCAGAAAACTACTGTGTGTCATATAGACCAATAAACTGAGGGGTTTACATTGTATCCCGGCAGCAAACTACACAGAGAGGGAATTGTACCAACTGGAAAACAACATTTCtttattaaatataaaaatataatggTTTCCTTTTTATTCTTTGCCAAATAGTACAGTTATATAAATTGGCCTACTTAAAACAGGAGGCAAATTTATATTTaggataattttttttgttttgttttttttattagggAGGCTTTTTTTAAGGTTCCATCTAGGCATATGTTAAAAACCCACCTGGTAAAATGGGTGCAGGGGATTGCCCCTAGCAGAATAACGTTACAATTGGCAATATACTActactgaggcccagtgcacaccaaaaacctctagcggatCTGCAAAAagttagaggtttttgaagcagatttcagagcgattctaggcattagagaggttttctaaacatgcctagcgttttttggatcgtttttgtgtagcagattacaaatattgttacagtgaagctgttactgaacagcttctgtaacaaaacgcctggaaaactgctgtgATGTAGCGTTTCTCAGAGCGGTttcccactttcctatactttacattgaggcagaaacgcttctgcaaaccgcaaaagtgctgcaggagccacgttttcggtttgctaaaaacctcaaaccgctggtgtgcaccatcccattgaaatacattagccaagcattttcactggcagcagcggtttgcggaccgcttcaaaaaccgctgggtgtgtaccaggcctaaatTTGAATATTAAACAGTGGCAATCTTTACCGATGTTGTACTATGAATAAACCTAACCTACCCCCCAACAAACACCCCCTCCGCAGAGCTGCAATGTGCAGCAATAgaagttaggcactaggaggcacTTGATAAAATAGCAGGCGCTGAGTTTGCTATGTACTGAATAGTTCTATACAATTTATTCTGGTTTAATACAATGACATTCCATCACACCATATAATTCttggtaaagttggtctgaattttccaaaatgtccaatctcaaaaaaaATGGGAAACGGGACTCCCGTCTCATCCAGCGATGCCCATTTGTGATTGATCCACATTGTCACCTTGTTCTTCACTGCAGCTGATGACACAGAGGCCAAGCTCCGCAATCTCGGCTTTGGGTACAGAGCCAAGTT
Encoded here:
- the OGG1 gene encoding N-glycosylase/DNA lyase isoform X3, yielding MQHLTSLSAWPALWRSIPCPRHELRLNFVLPAGQSFRWRESSPGFWTGVLHGRVWTLTQEDEHIWYTVYPNIEEEGNKPETGTPKRAAKRKLKTTPQHTIPPEDIKTEDTSSVEYGPIITDSSKVYEKDGETLRDYFQLRVSLNELYRQWGDSDKNFQKVAKDFPGIRILRQDPIECLFSFICTSNNHISRITGMIERLCGALGRQLCRLDSVDYYSFPDLQALAGRWQTVYA
- the OGG1 gene encoding N-glycosylase/DNA lyase isoform X4, whose amino-acid sequence is MQHLTSLSAWPALWRSIPCPRHELRLNFVLPAGQSFRWRESSPGFWTGVLHGRVWTLTQEDEHIWYTVYPNIEEEGNKPETGTPKRAAKRKLKTTPQHTIPPEDIKTEDTSSVEYGPIITDSSKVYEKDGETLRDYFQLRVSLNELYRQWGDSDKNFQKVAKDFPGIRILRQDPIECLFSFICTSNNHISRITGMIERLCGALGRQLCRLDSVDYYSFPDLQALAGS
- the OGG1 gene encoding N-glycosylase/DNA lyase isoform X2; amino-acid sequence: MQHLTSLSAWPALWRSIPCPRHELRLNFVLPAGQSFRWRESSPGFWTGVLHGRVWTLTQEDEHIWYTVYPNIEEEGNKPETGTPKRAAKRKLKTTPQHTIPPEDIKTEDTSSVEYGPIITDSSKVYEKDGETLRDYFQLRVSLNELYRQWGDSDKNFQKVAKDFPGIRILRQDPIECLFSFICTSNNHISRITGMIERLCGALGRQLCRLDSVDYYSFPDLQALAADDTEAKLRNLGFGYRAKFVSESARTILHKHGPDWLESLRRAPYEEARSALCALPGVGAKETSFGSCGVPTLDGLKECCSALTSRDSRVRTTPPNPGQKQQKNERTKAPDLVKCL
- the OGG1 gene encoding N-glycosylase/DNA lyase isoform X1 encodes the protein MQHLTSLSAWPALWRSIPCPRHELRLNFVLPAGQSFRWRESSPGFWTGVLHGRVWTLTQEDEHIWYTVYPNIEEEGNKPETGTPKRAAKRKLKTTPQHTIPPEDIKTEDTSSVEYGPIITDSSKVYEKDGETLRDYFQLRVSLNELYRQWGDSDKNFQKVAKDFPGIRILRQDPIECLFSFICTSNNHISRITGMIERLCGALGRQLCRLDSVDYYSFPDLQALAADDTEAKLRNLGFGYRAKFVSESARTILHKHGPDWLESLRRAPYEEARSALCALPGVGAKVADCVCLMALDKPQAVPVDTHVWQIAKRDYLPQLGQGNKTVTERVYREIGDFFRKLWGPYAGWTQGVLFCSDLKRFQSADNPSKPRTKTTKKRKNESS